A genome region from Nicotiana tabacum cultivar K326 chromosome 13, ASM71507v2, whole genome shotgun sequence includes the following:
- the LOC107824293 gene encoding NAC domain-containing protein 104: protein MEDERVDLPPGFSFDPTDEELFMYYLKSKVAGLPFYPSINIPHLDFSSSHPSELNEKALWSKNQLYFFSQVKENRTTRKGYWKEVHMDEPILLPDYGEKIVGIKKYFVYYNIPEVQTNWIMEEFHLSISNSFKKPTKKRENEMEWVLCRVHESNNQSQGINCLYRNCDDEVELSALDEVFLSMDDEEEEEISFP, encoded by the exons atggaggatgaaagagttgatCTTCCTCCGGGTTTTAgctttgatccaacggatgaAGAGCTTTTTATGTATTATCTCAAAAGTAAAGTTGCAGGCTTACCGTTCTACCCCAGCATCAATATTCCTcatcttgatttttcttcttctcatcCTTCAGAACTCAACG AGAAGGCTTTGTGGAGCAAAAATCAGTTGTATTTCTtcagtcaagtgaaggaaaatcgaACTACAAGAAAAGGATATTGGAAGGAAGTACATATGGATGAGCCAATTTTACTCCCAGATTATGGAGAAAAAATAGTAGGAATAAAAAAGTATTTTGTTTACTATAATATTCCTGAAGTACAAACTAACTGGATTATGGAAGAATTCCACCTCTCTATCAGTAATTCCTTCAAGAAGCCTAccaagaaaagagaaaatgaaaTG gaATGGGTTTTATGTAGAGTACATGAGTCGAACAACCAATCTCAAGGGATAAATTGCCTCTATAGAAATTGTGATGATGAAGTAGAGCTCTCAGCTTTGGATGAAGTCTTTTTATCTatggatgatgaagaagaagaggagataaGTTTTCCATAA